The segment GCGGATTTCTTCCCGGCACCGGGAGATCGATGAGCTTGTAGATTTTAATCAATGGAAAGTGATTGATGCATTTCAGCGTCATAAGGTTAGCGACTATCATTTCGCAGCATCTACAGGCTATGCTTATAACGATCGGGGACGTGAAGTACTGGATGAGGTGTACGCGGATGTGTTCGGAGCAGAGGCTGCTCTGGTAAGGCCTCACTTTGCTTCAGGGACGCATACGATTTCAACAGCGCTGTTTGGGGTATTAAGACCTGGGGATGAGCTGTTATCGATCACCGGACGACCTTATGACACGCTTCACAAGGTCATCGGCAAGGAGCAGGACGGTACGGGCTCGCTGCGTGACTTCGGCATAACCTACTCGGAGGTGGCTCTGACGGAGGAAGGCGAGGTAGATTGGCCTGCCGTGGCAGCCGCCATTCAGCCCAACACCAAGGTGATCGCCATTCAGCGGTCGCGTGGCTATTCCTGGAGATCTTCTTTTACTATTTCTCATCTTAAAGATATGGTTGAACAGCTTCGGCGGATCCGAGAGGATCTTATCATCTTTGTCGATAATTGCTACGGAGAATTTACAGAGCGGCTGGAGCCAACAGAGGTCGGAGCCGATCTGATCGCGGGTTCGCTGATCAAGAACCCGGGCGGCGGGATTGCGGAAACCGGAGGCTATATCTGTGGCCGCAAGAAGCTGGTGGATCAGGCAGCCTACCGCTTGACAGCCCCAGGCATCGGCCGGGACGTCGGAGCTATGCTGGGAACCACCCGCGCCATTTATCAAGGCTTGTTTTTGGCCCCGCATACCGTTGGACAGGCCTTGAAGGGCAGTATATTTGCAGCGGCCGTATTTCAAGCCATTGGATTTCAAACACGTCCTGCCTGGAACGAACCGCGGACAGATCTAATCCAGGCCGTTCAATTCTCGGGACCGGAGCATTTGATCGCTTTTGTACAGGGTATTCAGCAGGCAGCTGCGGTGGATAGCCATGTGGTACCGGAGCCTTGGGATATGCCGGGATACGAGCATCCGGTCATTATGGCGGCGGGAACCTTTATTCAAGGAGGGAGTCTGGAGCTGTCTGCAGATGCGCCTATTCGGGAGCCTTATATCGGATATATGCAGGGAGGACTCACCTATTCTCATGTCAAATACGGCGTTTTATCGGCTCTTCAAACCCTAAAGGATCGAAATTTATTGTGAGTTTATCTCACATATGGTTGACATAAGAGATCAGGAAATATACAATGGGAGGAAGAAAAGATCACTTGGAAGGTTGATGAGTTATGGGTGATGATATCCGAAGAAATATGGCGCTGTTTCCGATTGGGATTGTCATGAAGCTCACGGATCTATCTGCAAGACAGATTCGCTACTACGAGCAGCATCACTTAATAGTACCTGCCCGTACTTCAGGCAACCAGAGACTGTTCTCCTTCAATGATGTTGAACGATTACTGGAAATTAAAGCTTTAATCGAGAAAGGCGTAAACATTGCGGGCATCAAGCAAGTGATGAATCCCGTCACGAAGGAGTCGGAGGAAGCCACGGTGCTGACCCCGGATACGGAAAGCAAGCGCCGGGAGATGTCTGAGTCCCAATTGCGGCGTCTGCTGAAGCAGGAACTGATTTCGGCTAAAAGACCGGGTCAAGTATCCTTGATCCAGGGCGAATTGTCCCGGTTTTTTAATAAATAAACCAAAGATGAAAAGGGAGAGGATATAGTGAGTTATTCGAAAGATGATATTCTTCGTATTGCCAAGGAAGAAAACGTACGTTTTATCCGCTTGCAGTTTACCGACCTTCTGGGGACGATCAAGAACGTTGAAATTCCAGTAAGTCAGCTGCCAAAGGCGTTAGACAATAAAATGATGTTTGACGGATCTTCCATCGAAGGCTATGTTCGGATTGAAGAGTCGGATATGTATCTGTATCCGGATCTTGACACTTGGGTTATTTTCCCATGGCATTCCGAAGATCGTGTTGCGCGTCTGATCTGTGATATTTATCTGCCGGACGGCACTCCGTTCCCTGGCGATCCGCGCGGCATTCTGAAGAGAAACCTGAAGGAAGCCGAAGAGATGGGCTTCACTTCGATGAATGTTGGCCCAGAGCCGGAATTCTTCCTCTTCAAGACAGACGAGAAGGGTAACCCGACTATGGAGCTGAATGACCAAGGCGGATACTTTGACCTTGCTCCTACCGATCTGGGTGAGAACTGCCGCCGTGATATCGTACTGACACTGGAAGAGATGGGCTTCGAAATTGAAGCTTCTCACCATGAAGTGGCTCCAGGACAGCACGAAATCGACTTTAAATATGCGGACGCGGTTAAAGCCGCTGACCAGATCCAGACGTTCAAGCTGGTAGTTAAGACGATTGCTCGTCAGCACGGATTGATCGCAACCTTCATGCCGAAGCCGTTGTTTGGTGTGAACGGTTCCGGGATGCACTGTAACCAATCTCTCTTTAATGGCAAAGAGAACGCATTTGTCGATGAGAGTGATGAGCTTGGCCTGAGCGCTACGGCACGTCATTTCATGGCAGGAATTATGAAGCATGCCCGCGCATTTGCAGCCATTACAAACCCTACAGTGAACTCCTACAAGCGTCTGGTTCCTGGCTACGAAGCTCCATGCTATGTAGCATGGTCTGCAAGTAACCGGAGCCCGATGATCCGTATTCCGGCATCCCGCGGCCTGAGCACGCGTGTTGAGGCTCGTAATCCGGATCCGGCAGCGAATCCTTACCTGGCTCTGGCTGTTATGCTGAAGGCTGGTCTGGACGGCATTAAGCGTAAGCTTCCTTTGCCAGCGCCTATCGACCGTAACATCTATGTGATGACGGAAGAAGAGCGTATCGAAGAAGGAATCCCTAGCTTGCCTTCTAACCTGAAGGAAGCGCTGAACGAATTGATTCGCAATGAAACGATCTGCGAAGCATTGGGTGAGCACGCCCTGTCCCATTTCTACGAGCTGAAAGAAATCGAGTGGGATATGTACCGCACACAGGTTCACGGATGGGAACGCGATCAATACATGACCATGTACTAAAAGAGGAATCCCTTGCGCCGTAAGGCGTGAGGGGTTTTTGTTTTGGGGGCAAATTTGAGGGAAGAGTTATTTGGGGGTGTCTGCCCCCCAAATGCCCCCGAAATTTATTTTTTCTTCAAACTTTTTAATGCTGTCTTGTTCAATTTTCTTGGATATATGAGCATATATGTCTGAAGTGATCTGGATGCTGCCATGTCCTAAACGTTCCTGGATATACTTCATTTCTACACCTGCCTCAAGCATCAGAACAGCATGTGTATGTCTCAGGGCATGTATAGGCATTGATGGAAGACCAACCTTCTTAAGGATGCGAGAGAACGAATTGAAGAGTGATGATTTTGGCATGATTTCACCATTATCTCTGCACAAGACCAAATTCAGATCATGGCGATATAATTCCTTCAATGCAAGTTTGTTTTGATTTTGATAAGTCATATGATACTTCAAGTCACTCACCAATGTGTTGCTCATTCTGATTGTTCTTTTAGAATTAAATGTCTTGGGATCACCGAACAGTTCACTGCGGTTATCAGTACTAAAGTCTAAAGTTTTGCTTATGCTGATGGCCTGGTTCTTGAAATCTATATCTGGCCATTGTAAAGCAGCCGCTTCACCTTTACGCATTCCCGTCTCGATGAGGAGTTTATAAAAAATCCAATAGATATATCCGTACTGACGAGCTGCAGAAAGAAAATTGGGAATGTCACTTGATTCAATAAACTGGACATTTGATTTACTTCTATGACCTTTAATGGTCACACCATTGCATGGGTTTTTTCTGATTTTTTGAAGGTAGACGGCTTTTTCCATAGCGTTATGCATCGTGGAATGAACCAATTCAACGGTCCTTTTGCTGTAGTTTTTATCTGCTAAAGAGTTCAGAAACATTTGGTACATGATTGGCTTAATATCCTTGAGATTGATTTTCTGGAAGTATTTCAAGATATGATTATTGATATTGTTCTGGTGTAATTTGAAAGTATTCTTTCGAACGGTGCCTGCCTTATATTCGTTTAACCATGCCTCAAGAAAGCTTGCTAAGCTAACGTCATCAGTTTGCTCATACCCTTCCAATAACTTCTTCTCAAATTCATCTGCTGCTAGTTGCGCCTCTTTTTTAGTACTGAATCCTCTCTGTGACTTTTCCTTTATTGATTGTGTGAATGGATCCTTGTACTTCAAGCGAAATTCCCAGCCGGTCTTGTGTTTCTTGAAGTTCGCCATTTAATTACCTCCCGCAAGAACATGTGTTCTAAGT is part of the Paenibacillus algicola genome and harbors:
- a CDS encoding methionine gamma-lyase family protein, with product MARFAEEITALSIAAEERISSRHREIDELVDFNQWKVIDAFQRHKVSDYHFAASTGYAYNDRGREVLDEVYADVFGAEAALVRPHFASGTHTISTALFGVLRPGDELLSITGRPYDTLHKVIGKEQDGTGSLRDFGITYSEVALTEEGEVDWPAVAAAIQPNTKVIAIQRSRGYSWRSSFTISHLKDMVEQLRRIREDLIIFVDNCYGEFTERLEPTEVGADLIAGSLIKNPGGGIAETGGYICGRKKLVDQAAYRLTAPGIGRDVGAMLGTTRAIYQGLFLAPHTVGQALKGSIFAAAVFQAIGFQTRPAWNEPRTDLIQAVQFSGPEHLIAFVQGIQQAAAVDSHVVPEPWDMPGYEHPVIMAAGTFIQGGSLELSADAPIREPYIGYMQGGLTYSHVKYGVLSALQTLKDRNLL
- a CDS encoding MerR family transcriptional regulator, with the translated sequence MGDDIRRNMALFPIGIVMKLTDLSARQIRYYEQHHLIVPARTSGNQRLFSFNDVERLLEIKALIEKGVNIAGIKQVMNPVTKESEEATVLTPDTESKRREMSESQLRRLLKQELISAKRPGQVSLIQGELSRFFNK
- the glnA gene encoding type I glutamate--ammonia ligase; translation: MSYSKDDILRIAKEENVRFIRLQFTDLLGTIKNVEIPVSQLPKALDNKMMFDGSSIEGYVRIEESDMYLYPDLDTWVIFPWHSEDRVARLICDIYLPDGTPFPGDPRGILKRNLKEAEEMGFTSMNVGPEPEFFLFKTDEKGNPTMELNDQGGYFDLAPTDLGENCRRDIVLTLEEMGFEIEASHHEVAPGQHEIDFKYADAVKAADQIQTFKLVVKTIARQHGLIATFMPKPLFGVNGSGMHCNQSLFNGKENAFVDESDELGLSATARHFMAGIMKHARAFAAITNPTVNSYKRLVPGYEAPCYVAWSASNRSPMIRIPASRGLSTRVEARNPDPAANPYLALAVMLKAGLDGIKRKLPLPAPIDRNIYVMTEEERIEEGIPSLPSNLKEALNELIRNETICEALGEHALSHFYELKEIEWDMYRTQVHGWERDQYMTMY
- a CDS encoding site-specific integrase; the protein is MANFKKHKTGWEFRLKYKDPFTQSIKEKSQRGFSTKKEAQLAADEFEKKLLEGYEQTDDVSLASFLEAWLNEYKAGTVRKNTFKLHQNNINNHILKYFQKINLKDIKPIMYQMFLNSLADKNYSKRTVELVHSTMHNAMEKAVYLQKIRKNPCNGVTIKGHRSKSNVQFIESSDIPNFLSAARQYGYIYWIFYKLLIETGMRKGEAAALQWPDIDFKNQAISISKTLDFSTDNRSELFGDPKTFNSKRTIRMSNTLVSDLKYHMTYQNQNKLALKELYRHDLNLVLCRDNGEIMPKSSLFNSFSRILKKVGLPSMPIHALRHTHAVLMLEAGVEMKYIQERLGHGSIQITSDIYAHISKKIEQDSIKKFEEKINFGGIWGADTPK